A portion of the Canis lupus baileyi chromosome 6, mCanLup2.hap1, whole genome shotgun sequence genome contains these proteins:
- the YOD1 gene encoding ubiquitin thioesterase OTU1 isoform X2: MTQGLSSRTRVRELQGQIAAITGIAPGCQRILVGYPPEGLDLSDEDTVLGDLPIQSGDMLIVEEDQTRPKKSPTFTKHGAPSYVREPLPVLSRTVVPADNSCLFTSVYYVVEGGVLNPACAPEMRRLIAQIVASDPDFYSEAILGKTNQEYCDWIKRDDTWGGAIEISILSKFYQCEICVVDTQTVRIDRFGEDAGYPKRVLLIYDGIHYDPLQRNFPDPDTPPLTIFSSNDDIVLVQALELADEARRKRQFTDVNRFTLRCMVCQKGLTGQAEARDHAKETGHTNFGEV; the protein is encoded by the exons ATGACACAG GGCTTGTCCAGCCGGACCCGAGTGCGGGAGCTCCAGGGCCAGATTGCCGCCATCACCGGGATCGCGCCGGGCTGTCAGCGGATCCTCGTGGGGTACCCGCCCGAGGGCCTGGATCTCAGCGACGAGGACACCGTTCTAGGGGATCTGCCCATCCAGTCCG GCGACATGCTGATCGTGGAAGAAGACCAAACCAGGCCCAAAAAGTCGCCTACATTCACAAAACATGGTGCTCCCAGTTACGTCAGGGAACCTTTGCCCGTGCTTAGCAGAACTGTGGTCCCAGCAGACAACTCTTGCCTCTTTACCAGTGTGTACTATGTCGTGGAAGGAGGAGTGTTGAATCCTGCTTGCGCCCCTGAGATGAGACGCCTCATAGCACAAATCGTAGCAAGCGATCCAGACTTCTATAGCGAGGCAATACTGGGAAAGACGAATCAAGAGTACTGTGACTGGATCAAAAGGGATGACACCTGGGGAGGAGCTATTGAGATATCAATTCTGTCTAAGTTTTATCAATGTGAAATCTGTGTAGTGGATACACAGACAGTAAGAATTGACCGTTTTGGGGAAGATGCAGGATACCCCAAAAGGGTCCTGCTTATTTATGATGGCATTCACTATGATCCGCTTCAGCGGAACTTCCCTGACCCAGACACCCCGCCTCTGACCATTTTCTCCTCTAATGATGATATTGTTCTTGTACAAGCACTGGAATTAGCAGATGAAGCCAGAAGAAAGAGACAGTTTACTGATGTAAACCGCTTCACCCTGAGGTGCATGGTATGTCAGAAGGGATTAACTGGACAAGCAGAAGCAAGGGACCATGCCAAGGAGACAGGCCATACCAACTTTGGAGAAGTGTGA
- the YOD1 gene encoding ubiquitin thioesterase OTU1 isoform X1 → MSGPAKGGHFGVPRAAGCPGGVCPPAAGTRAGRAAARSCTHTMWRLRCKAKDGTHVLQGLSSRTRVRELQGQIAAITGIAPGCQRILVGYPPEGLDLSDEDTVLGDLPIQSGDMLIVEEDQTRPKKSPTFTKHGAPSYVREPLPVLSRTVVPADNSCLFTSVYYVVEGGVLNPACAPEMRRLIAQIVASDPDFYSEAILGKTNQEYCDWIKRDDTWGGAIEISILSKFYQCEICVVDTQTVRIDRFGEDAGYPKRVLLIYDGIHYDPLQRNFPDPDTPPLTIFSSNDDIVLVQALELADEARRKRQFTDVNRFTLRCMVCQKGLTGQAEARDHAKETGHTNFGEV, encoded by the exons ATGTCTGGCCCGGCCAAGGGTGGCCATTTTGGAGTCCCCCGGGCGGCTGGTTGCCCCGGCGGCGTCTGCCCACCTGCTGCCGGGACCCGGGCTGGCCGCGCCGCTGCCCGGAGCTGCACCCACACGATGTGGCGGCTCCGCTGCAAGGCCAAGGATGGCACCCATGTGTTGCAGGGCTTGTCCAGCCGGACCCGAGTGCGGGAGCTCCAGGGCCAGATTGCCGCCATCACCGGGATCGCGCCGGGCTGTCAGCGGATCCTCGTGGGGTACCCGCCCGAGGGCCTGGATCTCAGCGACGAGGACACCGTTCTAGGGGATCTGCCCATCCAGTCCG GCGACATGCTGATCGTGGAAGAAGACCAAACCAGGCCCAAAAAGTCGCCTACATTCACAAAACATGGTGCTCCCAGTTACGTCAGGGAACCTTTGCCCGTGCTTAGCAGAACTGTGGTCCCAGCAGACAACTCTTGCCTCTTTACCAGTGTGTACTATGTCGTGGAAGGAGGAGTGTTGAATCCTGCTTGCGCCCCTGAGATGAGACGCCTCATAGCACAAATCGTAGCAAGCGATCCAGACTTCTATAGCGAGGCAATACTGGGAAAGACGAATCAAGAGTACTGTGACTGGATCAAAAGGGATGACACCTGGGGAGGAGCTATTGAGATATCAATTCTGTCTAAGTTTTATCAATGTGAAATCTGTGTAGTGGATACACAGACAGTAAGAATTGACCGTTTTGGGGAAGATGCAGGATACCCCAAAAGGGTCCTGCTTATTTATGATGGCATTCACTATGATCCGCTTCAGCGGAACTTCCCTGACCCAGACACCCCGCCTCTGACCATTTTCTCCTCTAATGATGATATTGTTCTTGTACAAGCACTGGAATTAGCAGATGAAGCCAGAAGAAAGAGACAGTTTACTGATGTAAACCGCTTCACCCTGAGGTGCATGGTATGTCAGAAGGGATTAACTGGACAAGCAGAAGCAAGGGACCATGCCAAGGAGACAGGCCATACCAACTTTGGAGAAGTGTGA